From the Mahella australiensis 50-1 BON genome, the window GAAGATAACCGAGGATGGGGCTTACACGCTATTGGATGAGCAGAAGGAAACAGTCAGGCTGGACGCTTCGGTCGAAGCCGGCGGCTTGCTGGAAGGGCCGGCGGTGGAGCATGCCGTGGATACAATACGTCTCTTCAAGAGGCTATGCGATGTAAATGGCGTAACCCGCATAATCGGGTTAGCTACGGCGGCCGTTCGCAAGGCGCGGAACAAACAGCGCTTTATAGAGCTTGTACAACAACAAACCGGTGTGTCGTTTTCGGTTATAAGCGGTATGCAGGAGGCCGAATACGATTATATCGGGGTTGTAAACTCTACTAGCATCGAGGACGGGTTGATCGTCGATATAGGCGGCGGCAGCACCGAACTGGTGCGGTTTGAACACAGACGTCTCGTTCATGCCACCAGCATGCCGTTTGGAGCCATCACGCTCACCGATTCGTTCCTGGGCAGAAGCAAACCGAAGCCCGATGATGTGAACAGGTTGAACGAGTTTATCCATAGCAAATTAAGGGAACATGCATGGGTGGCCTTTCCGGACGCTACTTTGGTTGGCGTGGGCGGTACTATACGCAACGTCGCTAAGATACATCAGGCAAAATCGAACTACAGGCTGCCGCTGCTTCATGGCTACGCCATGCCGTTTGCCGATATAAAATCGCTGTGGGAGGACATGCAGGATACCACGGTTTCCCAGCGCAAGAAAATGCGGGGGTTATCCGACGATAGGGCTGACATATTCCTTGGGGGAATGGCCGCTCTGGTCAATGTGCTGGAGTTTTCCCATATCGATAACGTTGTGGTAAGCGGAAACGGCGTAAGGGAAGGCGCCTTTTACAAAGAAGTTCTAGGCTGGCGCGGAGGCGATCGCGATGTGCTGGATACCAGCATAGAAAATATACTGAAGATATACAACGTCAATGTACGCCACGCACAGTATGTGGCGAGGCTGAGTATAAAACTTTTCGATCAACTGGCTACGCTGCATGGCTGCGGAAACGATTTCAAGAAGATACTGTATGCGGCAGCTCGCTTACACGATGTGGGCACAGCGCTCAATTATTACAACCATTCCCAGCATACGCTGTATATAATACTCAATTCGCAGATTTATGGCTTTACCCACCGCGAACTGGTGTTGTGCGCCCTGATAGCCGCCTCCCATCATAAGGATATGGTAAAAAGTTATGCCAGGCATTATGAGGGTATATTATATAAAGATGATGCCGAGAAGGCACAGCGCATGAGCGCCATACTGCGCCTGGCTGAGAGCATGGACCGCAGCGAGTCCGGTGTAGTAAAGGATGTGATATGCAGTATAAGCGACGACTATGTCAAATTGGAGACAGTAGTGAACGGGGACGGGGTGTTGGAGTTAGCCGACGCCGACAACCATAGGAGCTATTTTAAAAAGATATATGATAAGGATATACACATCGCAAAATTATAAAGGAGAGATACGTTATGGCGATGAGAAAGGTGAGGGAATTGGGGATTAACAAGACGTATCCTGGCAAGCTCTTTATAGTCGAGGGCATAGATGGCTCGGGCAAGAGCACGCAGATATATCTACTCAAGCGCTGGCTGGAACAGCAGGGGTATACGGTATTCTTTACCGAATGGAATTCGTCGGATCTGGTTAAAGATGCGACGCGCAAAGCCAAAAAGAAAAATATGCTGACGCCTACTACCTTCAGCCTGATACATGCCGCGGATTTTGCCGACAGGTATGAGCGCCTGATATGGCCTCATCTCAAGGCGGGCTATATAGTATTGGCAGACCGGTATATATACACGGCCTATGCCAGAGATATAGCGCGTGGCGTAGACCCAGATTGGGTGAGGAATATATACAGCTTTGCTGCCAAACCCACGGCCGCATTTTATTTCCAGGTACCGGTGGAGGTAGGGGTGTCGCGTATACTGCGGGGCAGGACAGCCCTGAAATACCATGAGGCCGGTATGGATCTTGGTCTCAGCAACGACCCGGCCGAGAGCTTTAAGCTATTTCAAGGCATAATAAAGGACCAATACGATGCCATGGTCCAAAGCGAAGGATTTCGCGTCATAGATGGAACGTTGCCCATAGAAGAGCAGCAGGTTCGAATGCGGGAGATGGTGCAGATCATGATAAAGCGCTATAAACCGCCGTTTGTTATACCAGACCAATCGTCGCTGCAATCGTGAAGAGGGGTGTAAGAGATGATACAAAAGGATAAACTTTTTTATGGCAGAGGGTTGCCTTATCTAAAAATAAATAAATTGCCGGGCTACCTCATAGTTATAGAAGGGGCGGACGGCTCTGGACGCTCCACGCAGATAAACTTGCTAAAGGACTGGCTAGAAGCCAAAGGCCACGCCGTATTGGATACCGGACTTAAACGCTCGACATTGGTAGGCAGCACCATAGATGAAGCCAAGAAGGGAAATCTGCTCGGTAAGACCACGCTCAGTCTTTTATATGCTACCGACTTTGGCGACAGGCTGGAGAATAACATAATACCGGCGCTGGAGGCTGGTTTTATCGTGCTGGCCGATAGGTATATATTCACGCTAATGGCCAGGGACATGGTGCGCGGCGCCAGGAGGGCGTGGCTTAAAGAGATGTTCGGCTTCGCGCTAATACCGGATATAGTATTTTACCTTCAGGTATCGCCAGACGTGCTGCTCCATAGGGCATTTATGCAGTATGGTCATTTGGACTATTGGGAATCGGGCATGGATCTCGGCATATCGCCCGATAGGTTCAAAAGCTTCAAACAGTATCAGTCCATGCTCAAAGATCAGTTCGATAATCTGGCTCAAGAATACGGCTTTATAACCCTGGACGGCTGCATGGACGTAGAAGCCATACAACAAAGATTGAGGGAAGAAATATTAGAAAGGATAGATTTATAGCGATGGATTGGCATTGCATCGCTGCCAAGCAGGTAGCTCAGCAGCTAAATACCTCCGCACAAAACGGCTTATCGGAACATGAAGCGCAAAAGCGGCTCGAACAGTACGGGCACAACGAACTGGCTGAAGAGCGCAAGCGTACCATATGGCAGATGTTTGCCGAGCAGTTCAAGGATTTTATGATAATAGTGTTGTTCGTAGCCGCAATCGTATCGGCGATACTCAGCGAATGGGTGGATGCTATTGTCATCATAGTGGTAGTGGTGCTGAATGCCATATTGGGCGTGATACAGGAGTCCAGAGCCGAGCAGGCGTTGGCAGCGTTGAAGAAGATGGCCGCTCCCAATGCCAAGGTCATGCGCGACGGCAAGCTCAGGATCATACCGGCTGCTCAACTGGTGCCAGGCGATGTGGTGGTGTTGGAAGCAGGAGATTTTGTACCGGCCGACCTTCGCCTCGTAGAAGCTTCAAACCTGAAGATAGAGGAGTCGTCGCTGACAGGCGAGTCGGTGCCGGTGGATAAGACCACCGATGCTTTAAACGGCGACGATATAGCACTGGGCGACAGGGTAAATATGGCCTATATGACGTCGGCCGTCACATACGGCCGCGGCAAGGGCATAGTAGTAGCGACGGGCATGGATACCGAGGTAGGCAGGATAGCCGAGATGATAGGCCAGCAAGAGGATAACCAGACACCGCTTCAAAAGAAGCTGGAGCAATTGGGTAAGTGGTTGGCTATAGCAGCATTGGCCATATGCGCCGTTATCTTTTTGGCCGGTATACTGTATGGCAAAAATTGGCTGGACATGTTCATGACAGCGGTCAGCCTGGCAGTGGCAGCCATACCCGAAGGCTTGCCGGCCATCGTTACCATAGTGCTGGCCATAGGTGTGCAGCGCATGGCCAAGCGCAACGCCATAATAAGGCGGCTGCCCGCGGTGGAGACGCTGGGTGCGGCCACTGTCATATGTTCGGATAAAACCGGTACACTTACGCAAAACCGTATGACGGTGCAGCGCGTATATGCCGGAGGCAAGACATACGATGCCGCCGAACATCTAGAAGTAGAAGAAAACAGTCCGCTGAATATGTTGCTCAAGGTAGCCATACTATGTAATGATGCCGTAGAGGATGCCGATGAGGGCAAGACCATAGGGGATCCCACAGAAACGGCATTGTTGGACCTTGGCATAAAGCTGGCTATGCATAAAGCGGATGTCGAAAATGGTATGCCGCGCGTGGATGAGATACCTTTTGATTCCGAAAGGAAGCTCATGACCACCGTACACGAGTATAAAGGCAAATATGCCGTATTGACCAAAGGAGCGCCGGATGAGCTGCTGAAGCGATGCAAATACATACACGATGGCCAGGCGGTGAGAGAAATAACGCCCGACGACATAGAACGCATATCGGCGATAAACGAAGAGATGGCCGGCCGTGCGCTGCGCGTGTTGGCCATGGCATACAAAGAGATAGACGATGTAGCCTATGAGGATAAGCAAAAACAATGGGAGTCCGACTTGATATTTTTGGGCATGGTGGGTATGATAGACCCGCCGAGGCCAGAGGCCAGAGATGCGGTGGAACTGTGCCGTACAGCGGGTATAAAGCCGGTCATGATAACCGGCGACCACAAGCTGACGGCTGTGGCTATCGCAAAAGACCTAGGTATACTGCAGCCGGGAGACGAGGCCATAAGCGGCTCCGAACTGGATGATATAGACGACGATGAGATGGTGGAAAGGGTGCCGCATTATTCGGTATACGCCAGGGTATCGCCCGAGCATAAGGTTAAGATAGTCAAAGCATGGCAACGCCGCGGTGACGTGGTGGCCATGACCGGCGACGGCGTAAACGATGCGCCTGCATTAAAGAGCGCCGATATAGGGGCGGCCATGGGCAGGGTGGGTACCGACGTGGCCAAAGGCGCCGCCGATATGGTGCTGACCGACGACAACTTTGCCACCATTGTGGCAGCAGTAGAAGAGGGGCGCATTATATACTCGAATATCATCAAGGCCATACACTTTTTGCTGTCGTGCAACATAGGCGAGATATTCGTGTTATTCATAGCTACCATGCTGAACTGGCTCCAACCCTTGTTACCGGTGCATATACTTTGGATAAACCTCGTCACCGACAGCCTGCCGGCCATAGGCCTGGGCATGGAACGCGGTGAGGAAGACATTATGCGCCGTCCGCCGCGCAACCCCAAAGAAAGCGTTATACCTCTGCCGATGTTTATCAACATACTTTGGCAGGGCTTGATCATCAGCTTAGTTACGTTGGCGGCCTTCCAGATAGGCCTGACGGTAAGCCTGGAAGTCGGCCGTACCATGGCATTTCTGGTGCTGGGTTTGTCACAATTGGCTCATTCGGTAAATATGCGCTCGCAGGATAAATCGATATTTGCCATGAAGTGGTCGGATAACAGGTTTATGATACTGGCGCTGCTTTTATCGGGTGCGATGCAGCTCATCATCATATTCGTGCCGTTTTTGCGCAGTATATTCGAGCTGGCTATGTTGGACGGCGTGCATTGGATCTATGCCATAGCGCTGGCATTGGTGCCTGTAGCCGCGGTGGAGATATGGAAACTGATAAGGCGCGTAGCGAACAGTAATAAGTGACGCCGCATCGCATATAATGCTTGTGAGGGGGTGTTTGCTCTTGCAGGCATATATAGGCGATATAGCCATAGTACCTATCATAATGGGCATAACCGAGGTATTCAAGGCCCTCGGCATGCCGGCTAAATACGGCCCGCTGATGTCGTGGATTATAGGTTTGGTGATAGGCTTTATGTATATCGCGCCGCAGGATCCCGCCACCGCCTTTGTGGTGGGATCGGCACTGGGCCTGAGCGCAGCCGGTTTGTATGAGAGCGGAAAAACCGTATATCTTGAGATGAGGAATAAGAAAAACGCCGACAGATAAAAAATCCCGGACTGAGCATATGCTCAGTCCGGGATTTTTAAGCATTATTTATTCCGTTAATTCTAACGGCGCTATGGCCTGTGATACCATCCGCTTTATATCCTCCAACTGCTCGTCGGTCTTGGCCTCGCAGCGCACTATTATCTCGGGGCCGGTATTGGACGCCCTTATAAGCCCCCATCCGCCGTCTATGATGGCGCGCACGCCATCGACATCTATGATCGGATACCCCTTGTCCTTAAAGAATGCCTTGGCCTGTTCCACTATGCCGAACTTCTTATCATCATCGCAGTGTATCCTAAGCTCGGGCGTGGATGGATAGCGCGGCACATCGGTCAGCAGCTCCGATAGCGATTTGTCTGTATTGGACAATATCCTCAATAGGCGCGCGGCAGCGTACAGCGCGTCGTCGAAGCCGTAATACTCGTCGGCGAAGAACATATGGCCCGACATCTCGCCCGCGAATACCGAACCTATCTCGCGCATCTTTGCCTTTATGAGCGAATGCCCAGTCTTATAGAACATCGGCTTGCCGCCAAGGCGCTCTATCTCTTCGGCCAAAGCCTGGGAGCATTTGACCTCTACTATAGCTGTAGTGCCCGGATGCTTGGGCAATATCTCGCGCCAGAACAGTACCATCAGCGTATCGCCCCATATGATATTGCCTTTGTCATCTATCAAACCTATCCGGTCGCCGTCGCCGTCAAAGCCTATGCCGAGGTCAGCCTTTTGGTCCAATACCACCTTGCGTAAATCCTCAAGGTTTTCGGCCTTGACCGGGTCGGGGAAATGATTAGGGAAACGCGGATCTGAGTCGCAGTATATTGGTATAACATCGCAGCCCAGCCTGTACAGGGCCTGCGGATGCACCAGCGACGCCGTACCGTTGCCGCAGTCCACAGCCACCTTGAGCTTGCGCTGCCCCAGCTTTACCTTATCGCATATCATGTTTATATAATCTATCATGGGGTAGGCGTAGGATATCGTTCCGCCTTCACCCTCGATAAAATCATCTTTCTCTATCATATCGCACAGCATCTGTATGTCATCGCCGTACAGCGTGGCTGGCCCGTAGCAGACCTTGAAACCGTTGAACTGCGGCGGATTGTGGCTGGCTGTTATCATTACAGCGGGGTCTATATCGTATAATATCCTGCTGTAGTAGCAAAGCGGTGTGGTGACCAGCCCTATATCCAATACGCTGCAACCGGTCGATAGTAGGCCTTCCAATATGGCATTGCGCAGCGGCAATGATGAAGACCTGTTGTCTCTGCCTACAATGACGGTATCCTTGCCATGGCGCCTGGCAAATGTGCCAAATGCCTTGCCCAGCAGCACGGCCGCCTGCTCGGTCAGGTCCTCACCGAATACGCCGCGTATATCGTATTGTCTGAACATGCTTCTGTCTATATCGCTCATTTTATGTAACGCCTCCTCTTAATGAAATTTTGTACACTATAATTTTATCATAAATTGCTCCGCTTATCTACATATTTTTCTATTTCCATCCGCCGAATATGCGCTTGCGAAAGGATGTGATATGGCCGGCGCTTATAAAATCGTCGGATATGACGGCGGTCGGATTGTCCACCCACAAGCGCCCGGCCTGCTCATAGCCGAATCTATCGGCTATGAAGCCGAAGCTCTCCATCATGCGCGGCGCGCGCTTGCGCGGGGAATGAGCGTCAGTGGCTATAAAATGGGCCAAACCGTGCTTTAGCAGCAAAAGGGAGGTTTTTTGCACATCCTTGCCGAAGTGGCCGACCACGCTGCCGGCGTTGAGCTGGAGCAGCGCTCCTTGCTCCACAAGCTCATAGGCCGCAGGAGGGTTGTCAGCGACATCTTTATTGCGCTCGGGATGGGCTATTATAGGGATAAAGCCCTTTAGCTGTATATTGTATATCAAGTCCTCCATATACGGCGGTATATGCAAAGCAGGCATCTCTATCAGAAGATACCTGCTTGCGTTGATGCTCAGCCTTTTGAGCATGTCATTGCCCAAACCCGACAGCATGGGACGCATGGGACTAGCCGCTATTTCCGCGCCGCGCAACAGCTTTACCGCCGCGACGTCGTGGCTCAGCGCCTGCTTTAGCGCAACGAAACTTTTGTCTATGTCGCCTATATTGAGGCGTGCTTTGCCAATCTCGATTATAACGGTCGAATCAAATTGTTTAACGATAAATTCCTTGCTGATAACTTCTCGAATTTCGAATATGTAATTATAGATGAGCTCCAAGATCTCGTGAACGAGCGCGCAAAAATGGCATTGAATATTCTTGGCGCGATTCAAGGGGGATACCTCTTGCTTGGAGACAAGTGCCAAGCAATATACGATTATGATTGCCATGATGGCGATAAGGCGGTAGATAATATAGTAGCAGGAAGGGAAGGCTGATGGGAGAAGAAAAGCAGCATAGCGATATCCATAACCCTCACGATACAGGCTATAAATACCTGTTATCGTTCAAGAAAACATTTGTACAACTATTGAGGAGCTTTGTCAAAGAAGGCTGGGTGGGCATGATAGATGAGTCCACCATTACAGAAGTAAACAAATCATATATACTGCAAGACTTCAATCAAAAAGAAGCCGATGTAGTATACAGGGTGGATATAAAAGGGCGGCAGGTCATATTTTATATACTAACGGAACCACAATCGACTGTGGACTTTCAGATGCCGTACAGGCTGTTGCTTTACATGGTAGAGATATGGCGTGATATATTAAGGAATACAAAACAGAATGAAGCTGAGCAAAAGGACTTCAGGTTACCGGCTATCATACCGTTGGTAATATACAATGGAGCTGGTAACTGGACGGTCAAGATAAACTACAAAGAGACGTTGAGCGGATATGAATTATTTAATGATTATGTGTTGGACTTCAGGTATATACTGATAGACGTCAACCGATTCAATAAAGATGATCTGGCAGGGCTGCGCAACTTAATAGGGACGGCATTTCTGCTGGATCAAAAATATGACTTATCAGAGTTATACGAGAGGTTAGGATACGTAAGGGAAGCATTAAGCGCAATTGCACCAGAGGAGTTCAACATAATAAAGCCGTGGCTTATGCACATATTCACCAGCAAACTAGGGAAAGATGAACGCGATAAGGTAGAGAAAATCATAAACGAATCGAGCATAGAGGAGGTGGATAAGATGATTTCTAATTTTGAGAGGACACTGGAAGAAGAGTTTCAGAAGAAGAAGGCTGAAGGCAAGGCCGAAGGCAAAGCAGAGGGTAAGGCCGAATTGGTGATCAGGCTTCTTCGTAAGAAGTTCGGGACATTATCGGAAGATTATATTGATAGGATAAAAAAGCAGGATAGTGAAGTGCTGGACGCTATAGGTGATAATATATTCGAGATAAGCGATATAAGCCAGATCGATGATTATCTTGTATAGCATGACTATGGCCTGATAGTTACGCTCTATCAGGCTTTTATTATGCAAAAATATGTTTGCGCACTTGTCCGAAATCACTATATTAATGCAATAGCTATTCATGTTAAAATATGTTATACTATGTTATACTATTATTAACGTTGAAGCTATATAGAGAATAAAGGAGCGAAGGAAACGATGAATGGTGCGGCAAGCCTGAAAGGCATACCTATAGGGATAGATGATTTTAAAGATCTTATGCAAAGCAACGGTTATTTTGTGGACAAGTCGTTGTTTATAAAGGAAATCGTAGATGACATATCGAAGGTCAAGCTCATCACGCGCCCGAGAAGGTTTGGTAAGACGCTGAACCTATCCATGCTGCGCTATTTTTTCGAGAAGGCCGAAGAGGATAGCAGTTACCTCTTTAAGGAGCTGAATATATGGCAGCAAGGAGAGGCATATACTCGGGAACAGGGCCAATATCCGGTAGTAAGCCTGACCTTTAAGGATATAAAAGATGAAACGTTTGCCGGGTACCTTGAGAATCTTAAGATACAGATTTCGGAAGAATATAAAAAACACGATTATATTGTGCAGGATGATAACATAAGGGACATAGACAAGAAACAATTTATGGATATTGTCGATATCGGGGCAAGTGATGTATGGTATAAAAACAGCTTGAAACTGCTTACAAGATTATTATATGAGTATCATAACCAAGAGGTCATCGTGCTAATAGACGAATACGACACGCCCATCAACCAGGGCTACATATGCGGCTATTACGACGAGGTCATCGACTTCATGAGAAACTTTCTGGGCAGCGGGTTAAAAGGCAACCCGTATCTCAAGACGGCCGTTATAACAGGCATATACAGAGTGGCCAAAGAAAGCATATTCTCGGGCTTTAATAATCTTAAAGTATGCTCTGTTATGCACCAACCGTTCGCCGACAAATTCGGTTTCACAGAGAACGAGACAGAGGACATTCTAAGGTATTATGGCGTCGATGAAGATATTGCCCGGGTGAAAGAATGGTACAACGGCTATTTATTCGGCGAAGATACGGTGATATACAACCCTTGGTCTATATTGAACTACATAGATAACAGAAAACTTCAGCCATACTGGGTAAACACGAGCAGCAACGACATCATAAGGCAGGTGTTGACCAAAACGGCGGCAGGCGTGAAAGAGAAGCTGCGGATACTGATGGAAGGCGGCGTATTGGAAGATGTGGTAATCGATACCGACACCAACTTCCGGGATATAATGGGCAAGGACATCATAGGCGAGAGCGTATTATGGGATCTGCTGCTTGTAAGCGGATACCTGAGGTCGCAGAACACGCGGATCGTAGAGGGTCGCACAAGATGCGAGTTGAAGGTACCCAACAAAGAGATAGCCTTATTATACGAAGATATCGTATCGAGCTGGTTTGAAGAAGCCGAGGCTGCGGGATACGGTATAAAAGAGCTATTGGCCGAGCTTACCGAAGGGGACATAGACGGCTTTGCCGAAAGGTTTAAGGATATGGTGCAGAGATGTTTCAGCTATTTCGATGTGGGATACAACGCGGCCGAAAACTTCTATCACGCATTCATACTGGGCATATTGGTGAATCTCGAAGGCAAGTATAAAGTGATGTCCAACAGGGAATCGGGCAAAGGCAGACCGGATATCATGATAATACCGAAGGATGCGAGCAAGAAAGGCGTGGTGATAGAGTTCAAGACGTCGAGGAGCGATGAAGACAAAGTGCTGGAAGAGAAGGCGCAGCAAGCCTTGGAGCAGATAGCCGCGATGGATTACGTCGATGAGCTGGCATCCTATGGCATAAAAGAGGCTATAGAGCTGGCTATAGTATTCTGTGGCAAGAAGGTGATTATAAGGTATAATGTGAGAAGGTTGGGATGAGGACGTAGCCGCTCATATAGCCGTGATGACGGTAAAAATGAGAATAATGAGAAGAAACGTTGATCTTTTAGCAAGATGCAAGATACGCGCAATAGAGAGGTATATATCCTACATAGGCACATTAATGAATCATAGGGAAATATATCAATATTTTATAAATTCCGGTGCAGATTGGCCAGCTGCACGGCAAAACAGCCACAAAGAGGTATGCGGCTGATTCTTCGCCGGTTACCGGATCATAGATCGGGATTGTGTTGCCCGCCCAATCTATCTGCATAGCTTTGCCGGGCTTGTACTGGATGCGCATGGTCGCCTTCGTTATCCTTGCCCACTTCCGGTACTTTTCGCCGAACTGAGTAGACATATACGGTGTTTGTCCGGAAACTGGGCATGTCTGGTAGTATTCCTCCCACTTAACAAGAAGTTTGGTAAATTGCCAGAAGATTATATTGCGAAAATAAAAAAGCAAAAAGACGAGGTCCTGGATGCTATAGCTGATAATATATTCGAGATAAGCGATATAAGCCAGATCGACGATTATCTTGTATAGCACGACTATGGCCTGATAGTTACGCTCTATCAGGCTTTTGTTTTATAATCGCTTAGCTTGTGGCGGTGGTAAAACGGGCCTTTTATGCTCGACGTGATAATAGGGCGGGGTTGTTGTCACATTGACATAGGTTTCATAGCGAAAGCATATTTGCATTCTTATCGGGATTATGCTATTATTAACGTGATAGATACTCATGTTAAAATATGCTATAATACTGTTAGCGTTGAGCTAGATGGAAGAGGAATGCGTATGGAAGAAGAAAAGCAGTATTATAGGGTGAGGATGTGAGCTAAATGTTAATACAATGCACAAAAAAGCTGTTGGAACGGTTGAAAATAGAACCTGGGCCGCAAGAAGATGAGGAACCCATTTTTTCCTGGCATGCTAACCTAGTAACAATAGACCGTAGAAAGGCCGTGGTTCTTTTAAATGATAAAAATAACTATATTATAGTGCTTTATGGCTTGAGGGCGAAGGACTTTGAAAAGTTTGACGATCTTGTACCAACTGCTATCTATAAGACGTTTCAAAAGGAAAATATCAGAAATGATGTTATAGAGAAGTACTTAAGCTATGCTGGGGAAATCAAATATTCAAAGACAAAGAATCGCAGCATATTGGGCAAATTGAACAATGCCTGCAGCATCGTGCAATATTATGCCGATTTACTGGATGTGGACTCAATCTTACAACCATCTGCAAGCATAAAGGTAAGCAGGTATATGGTGGGCGGTAAAAATGGCGGGTATGTATGTCCGAACAAGGAAATGTATAAGGATTTGGAAGAACTCTGTGGCAAGCCGATTTTTAACGGTATGGCTGTTGTAATTAAAGTGACATTGGATCTGGAAGGCCGAAGCGTTTGGAGGAAATTGATAGTACCGCTTAACACAACGTTTGATGTGCTTCACGAGATACTCCAGACCGCCTTTGAGTGGAAAGACTATCATCTGCACAAATTTATTATTTATAGTAATGAAAAAGTTAAGCTTAGC encodes:
- a CDS encoding plasmid pRiA4b ORF-3 family protein, with translation MLIQCTKKLLERLKIEPGPQEDEEPIFSWHANLVTIDRRKAVVLLNDKNNYIIVLYGLRAKDFEKFDDLVPTAIYKTFQKENIRNDVIEKYLSYAGEIKYSKTKNRSILGKLNNACSIVQYYADLLDVDSILQPSASIKVSRYMVGGKNGGYVCPNKEMYKDLEELCGKPIFNGMAVVIKVTLDLEGRSVWRKLIVPLNTTFDVLHEILQTAFEWKDYHLHKFIIYSNEKVKLSPYVTHHYHKNGYAPIVELVCDDEDEYENISAIPTRLEKGVMLSEYIPEYKRLRYIYDFGDNWDHYIEVEEVVNDYFLNYATCIEGEGNAPPEDVGSSSGYEEFLKIIADEQHPEHENMVEWGRYQGYKDFDIEEVNRRLKNMWIR
- a CDS encoding DUF4351 domain-containing protein → MSGNWACLVVFLPLNKKFGKLPEDYIAKIKKQKDEVLDAIADNIFEISDISQIDDYLV
- a CDS encoding AAA family ATPase, which translates into the protein MNGAASLKGIPIGIDDFKDLMQSNGYFVDKSLFIKEIVDDISKVKLITRPRRFGKTLNLSMLRYFFEKAEEDSSYLFKELNIWQQGEAYTREQGQYPVVSLTFKDIKDETFAGYLENLKIQISEEYKKHDYIVQDDNIRDIDKKQFMDIVDIGASDVWYKNSLKLLTRLLYEYHNQEVIVLIDEYDTPINQGYICGYYDEVIDFMRNFLGSGLKGNPYLKTAVITGIYRVAKESIFSGFNNLKVCSVMHQPFADKFGFTENETEDILRYYGVDEDIARVKEWYNGYLFGEDTVIYNPWSILNYIDNRKLQPYWVNTSSNDIIRQVLTKTAAGVKEKLRILMEGGVLEDVVIDTDTNFRDIMGKDIIGESVLWDLLLVSGYLRSQNTRIVEGRTRCELKVPNKEIALLYEDIVSSWFEEAEAAGYGIKELLAELTEGDIDGFAERFKDMVQRCFSYFDVGYNAAENFYHAFILGILVNLEGKYKVMSNRESGKGRPDIMIIPKDASKKGVVIEFKTSRSDEDKVLEEKAQQALEQIAAMDYVDELASYGIKEAIELAIVFCGKKVIIRYNVRRLG